The following is a genomic window from Oscarella lobularis chromosome 2, ooOscLobu1.1, whole genome shotgun sequence.
ATGATTTTGTCTACGGGGAACGTACGTTTATAGTGATCTTTTCGCTCAGTTGAAGGGCACCTGTTCTGGAGAGGTATGAtaaactattaattaattaaagagatGATCAATGTACAACAGAgatattgattgattgattgattaatgTCTATGTACCATTTTGCAGCCCACAATTGAATCATCTCGTCTTTTCCTCTCGAGAGAAGGTCATTGGCAACAATGTCATGAATTGAACGACAGCAGTAGaaggctacaacaacaacaacaacaacaacaacaacaacaacaaataGAAGGTTGTTAGGGCTTATTATATCATGTAGCATGAGCATATAATATTACACTGTGCTATAGCGCTAGACGTTTCTTGATTGAAAGTGGCAATCGATGCAAGACATTTGAGTGAGGCTAATTGAAACTAAAACAGCCACGTGACACAACCGCCGTAGTATGGTATTATCGTATTACTCTTTCGTGTGAAGAAGCGAGGAGTggtgcaatgacgtcaataattCCATAAGCAACTAGAGTGACTTGGTGATCAGGAGACTGTGTGCCAAATCAAATTATGTGTACATTGTTATTGTTAGTTACATGATGGGTTAGGTGAGTGCTTACCCTACACGTAAACGTTAATACATTGACTGCATGTTCGACCattcgaaacgtttcgcgacgacggcggaagtGGCGATCATCTCCGTCCTTTCTCTTGACAATGTCCAAAAGCGTCGGTAGAACGTCAGGATTCTGATGAAGCAAGAACGAAAATAATAGAGATCATTAGTCTTATCTCCATCATTTCGCACCTCATAGATCCAATGAACAGGAAGTCCCTTTCGCTCGTTCTGATAAATGGCATTGAGGGAATGAAGACAGGCTCCAACAACACTCATCTCCACGTCACATAACCCTAACCCCCCCGCCCAAGACATTAGAGACAATGAGAATGGCCAGCCCACACATGACCTACCCTTCAGTAGTAGTGGAATAATCACGTGGCCACGTTCTAGAAGAGCATTCACGTGactttcatttccttttgacgacgtcacacCAAAATTCCAAATAAGAGTTTTTCATAATTACCAAAAGCAAAAGTTCCAAGAGCGATGACAGTTTCAACAACGAGTCGATTTTCTATGTCTGGACGCAAGAGAACTTGTTCGAGTCTGTGTACAGTGTATATGAACGATGATCTTCTACATTGTAGCTATCATAGCTACCTCGTAATGATGTCTCGTTCGATGtacatcgtcttctttggaTTGCTTCCAATCGCCTTGTTTTTGATGGAAGTAACACTTTCATAAAGcgtttcgcgatcgacgtccgtcgccgccaaACAGAGCAAGTCTTTGTCTCCTggatcgtcgctttctgcTACATCCTAATCAACACTAAGCGTTCCGCCGATTGGACTAGATGACAAATTCCAACTAACCATAGTTTCGTCGTCTAGCATTTTTTCCTCGTAGGACTAATCCGGGACTGTCACCGCCTCGGCAACGTAACAAACACGTGCCGAGTCTTCGCGTGTGTGTCGAACACTCGTTTTTTGTCTCTGCGCAGCCTCTCCATCAACGCTATGTCTGCAAAAAAGCTTGACCAGATAAATGAGTGAgaatgagaagaagaaattggcgCGCATGGGGCGGGTCTcacttttctccttttcgtttgcAGCCATCTGACTGCGAACATCGACAAGTACGTGAAAGAATTGGGAAACGCTGTTGGAATCAAAAGCGTGTCTGGCGATCCACAGTATCGGGAGGAAACACGTCGAATGGTCGCAGAATATGGAAAAAACGTATGCGGcacgggggcgggggcggggctgAAGAATTCACTATTGTTCTCTCTATTCACTATTGTTCTCTATTCACTATTGTTCTCGTGCATTGATTCGTTTTGCAGGAGTTGGAACGTTTGGGTGCAACTGTCGAATTGAGGGAGCTCGGAACGGAGCCAGGAACGAATCCACCTCTTCAATTGCCTCCAGTCATTCTTGCTCAATTGGGAAATGATCCCGCGAAAAAGACGGTAAAACACGTAGATGCTCTTTAGTAAGAGAAGTAGAGGTAGTCGATGTTTATGTACAGGTTTGCATCTATGGTCATTTGGATGTTCAGCCAGCTGAAAAAGTACACTTCATTATGCTAActcccttaattaatttacctccgatttacttatttatttatttattagagCGATGGATGGAATACGGAACCGTTTGTTTTGACAGAGATTGACGGGAAAATGTACGGAAGAGGAAGTACTGATGATAaggtacagtgtacagtGTAGACAATTGAGAATACAATTCCCTTTGTTCTTATAGGGACCTGTTTTGGCTTGGttcaacgtcatcgaagcCTATCAGAAGTTGAATCTTGATATTCCCATTAACATCAAAGTTGATATCATTAATAAAGATCATTAAAATTGTACCAATTTTGTGTTGTTAGTTTTGTTTTGAGGGAATGGAAGAGTCTGGAAGTGTTGGTCTCGAAGAATTGGTTATGAGTGAAAAGGACAAATTTTTCAAGGTAAATCAATTCCACCAGACTAAGAAATGAATGAATTAATAATGAATTCTTGGAAGGACGTCGATTTCACGTGCATTTCGGATAACTATTGGCTGGGACAGACGACTCCGTGCGTTACCTATGGACTGAGGTAGAAATAGATTGTACTGGATACAAGAGGTTACTGTatcatcttttttctccagaGGAATTTCCTATTTCCTTGTTGAAGTGAAATGTGCCAAGCAAGATCTTCATTCTGGAGTCCACGGTGGAGTTGTGTATGACCATCAAACCCTCTACAGTaatatattttaattaagtaatgACAATTTTATAGGCATGAAGCAATGACTGATTTGTGCCACATTTTCAATTCTCTTGTCTCATCGGATGGATCAATCAAAATCGATCAtatgaacgacgacgtcaagccTCTGACTCCCGAAGAGGAAGCCACCTACGAGCCAATTGACTTTGATACGGTTTCTACTAAAAGCTGAAATAatatcaataaattaatcaTGTGTATAGGAAGTGTATAAGCAAGAACTTGGTGTGACGCAATTGGCTCACAATTCCAAGGCTAAAGTTCTTCAGCATCGTTGGCGTTTTCCCAGCCTTTCCATTCACGGCGTTGAAGGCGCTTTTTATGGTGCAGGAGCAAAAACTGTCATTCCACACAACGTAACCCTAAGAAACCACGTGACCCCTATTCTATATGATACATAGGTTATTGGGAAATTTTCCATTCGACTCGTTCCCAACATGGATCCAAACAAAGTGTTGAAATTGGTTCAAGATTACATTGCTAAAGTTCATGCGGCAACCGGAAGTCCAAATACAGtcagcgtgacgtcaattcaCGGTGCTCCAGCTTGGGTTGGCGatttcaatgacgtcaattttacAGCAGGAAGAAATGCTGTGAAACGAGGTAAGCGAGTCCCTAACCCTGATTAcagtaaattaattaattcggaGAATTTATTAGTGTTTGGGCGTGAAGCTGATTTGACACGCGAAGGTGGAAGCATTCCTATTACTCTGACCTTTGAAGAGGCAACAGGAAAAAGTGTCATGCTTCTTCCCATTGGATCGTCTGATGACGCAGCTCATTCTCAAAATGAGAAACTCAATCGATCCAACTTTCTTAATGGGGTACGAGACAGATAAATGCATTGAATTGTACTTCTCACTTACCTACCATAGATGAAAGTTTTGGCTGCctattttgaagaaattgccaATCTGTCCAAGAAATGATTTTGGACCTTGAAGACAAGAAACAagagcgtcttcttcttcttcttcttcttcttttttgattgattttcgCTGAGCTTGCTTGACGTGATAGATTGCGCGCTCGTTACTCTCGTCCGAGAATTTGTCTCGAGTCGGAGTAAGGGGTTAGTAAATGTTGtgtgttgttgttgttgttgttgttgtgaATGCTTTGCACCGAATAAAATGtctatttctctctctcctttcgcCGACTCTCGCATGTAGACACAAAATCCAacattttattaattaaacccgGAAATAACCCGGAAGTAGCGCAGCAACAAAAAATAGCGTCCTCCCGGTGTCTCTCGCGgttggggggggggggggggggggggggggcgaTTGACCCACGCCCCCTGGTGGACACGTAGCCCGGAGCTTCGATTGACCCACGGAGCACGGGGTATGGCCTCTTTATCCTCAATTGGCCTCGGAGATGGCCTTGGGAGTGAAGCGTCCTCGGATTTGAGTCCGCCACCCATGGTATCCAAGGGGACCGCCATTTTGACCCACCGCGTCTCACCATAGTGGGGAGGCCAACTCTATCGGCCCCTGCTACAGAGGTATGGCCTCTTTAACCTCATTGGCCTCGGAGGGTCTTTTCTCAAGAGAGGAGGGGGACCTGTCTGACGTCGCCACCTCACG
Proteins encoded in this region:
- the LOC136183821 gene encoding armadillo repeat-containing protein 8-like, whose product is MLDDETMDVAESDDPGDKDLLCLAATDVDRETLYESVTSIKNKAIGSNPKKTMYIERDIITRLEQVLLRPDIENRLVVETVIALGTFAFGNESHVNALLERGHVIIPLLLKGLCDVEMSVVGACLHSLNAIYQNERKGLPVHWIYENPDVLPTLLDIVKRKDGDDRHFRRRRETFRMVEHAVNVLTFTCRSPDHQVTLVAYGIIDVIAPLLASSHERFQLASLKCLASIATFNQETSSAIAQSFYCCRSIHDIVANDLLSRGKDEMIQLWAAKCLSYLSRTGALQLSEKITINVIDTFARICMPGHSKGMKAEAATSLAYFIEDSPDLQQMASTCQGLIKVIAKFFADGDVKLKRSGFLLLSSLATRHEHIRRKISDIAGLSEHLCASLEESRFQSQLPALKCLLTLSRSVKQLRSGLKSPDIARKVLALLSNKDDDESVLSLASAVMCNFLLEFSPSKQEMHREGIINVLVKLATCNDHVDAAVKINAIWGLMNMSYESSEQVRLDIISALGVDGLLGLLQNSNKIVLAKSLGLTRNLLTDPTEEMLSQELKGREEDLMKVLMLCLKRTKMMMGLQQQTSPS
- the LOC136183822 gene encoding cytosolic non-specific dipeptidase-like, translating into MSAKKLDQINDHLTANIDKYVKELGNAVGIKSVSGDPQYREETRRMVAEYGKNELERLGATVELRELGTEPGTNPPLQLPPVILAQLGNDPAKKTVCIYGHLDVQPAEKSDGWNTEPFVLTEIDGKMYGRGSTDDKGPVLAWFNVIEAYQKLNLDIPINIKFCFEGMEESGSVGLEELVMSEKDKFFKDVDFTCISDNYWLGQTTPCVTYGLRGISYFLVEVKCAKQDLHSGVHGGVVHEAMTDLCHIFNSLVSSDGSIKIDHMNDDVKPLTPEEEATYEPIDFDTEVYKQELGVTQLAHNSKAKVLQHRWRFPSLSIHGVEGAFYGAGAKTVIPHNVIGKFSIRLVPNMDPNKVLKLVQDYIAKVHAATGSPNTVSVTSIHGAPAWVGDFNDVNFTAGRNAVKRVFGREADLTREGGSIPITLTFEEATGKSVMLLPIGSSDDAAHSQNEKLNRSNFLNGMKVLAAYFEEIANLSKK